In one Pseudomonas sp. Bout1 genomic region, the following are encoded:
- a CDS encoding MFS transporter: protein MQNPSRPDSARSKVGAVFRVTSGNFLEQFDFFLFGFYATYIAAAFFPAANEFASLMMTFAVFGAGFLMRPLGAIILGAYIDDVGRRKGLIVTLAIMASGTLLIVLVPGYHTIGLWAPLLVLMGRLLQGFSAGAELGGVSVYLAEMATPGRKGFYTSWQSGSQQISIVVAAALGYGLNQWMEPAVVADWGWRIPFAIGCVIIPFIFILRRNLQETEEFANRKHRPTMREVLATLVKNWTVVIGGMMMVAMTTTAFYLITVYAPTFGKTVLNLTTSDALLVTLLVAVSNFIWLPIGGTLSDRFGRKPVLIAMTVLTVLTAYPALSYVVNAPSFGHMLETLLWFSFLYGMYNGAMIPALTEIMPVEVRVAGFSLAYSLATAIFGGFTPAISTWFIHETGDKASPAYWLMFAALCALCATFALYRRASGRVQVA from the coding sequence ATGCAAAACCCTTCACGGCCTGACTCTGCCCGCTCCAAAGTCGGCGCGGTCTTTCGCGTCACCTCCGGCAACTTTCTCGAACAGTTCGACTTCTTTCTGTTCGGCTTCTATGCCACCTATATCGCTGCCGCATTCTTCCCTGCTGCCAATGAATTTGCGTCATTAATGATGACCTTCGCCGTGTTCGGCGCGGGCTTTTTGATGCGTCCGCTGGGGGCTATCATCCTCGGCGCGTACATCGATGATGTGGGCCGTCGCAAAGGCTTGATCGTGACCCTGGCGATCATGGCCAGTGGCACCCTGCTGATCGTGCTGGTGCCGGGCTATCACACCATTGGTTTGTGGGCACCGCTGCTGGTGCTGATGGGCCGTTTGTTGCAAGGCTTCTCGGCCGGCGCAGAGCTGGGCGGTGTGTCGGTGTACCTGGCCGAAATGGCCACCCCGGGCCGCAAGGGTTTCTACACCAGCTGGCAATCGGGCAGCCAGCAGATCTCCATTGTGGTCGCAGCCGCCCTCGGTTATGGCCTGAACCAGTGGATGGAACCTGCCGTGGTTGCCGATTGGGGCTGGCGCATTCCGTTCGCCATCGGCTGCGTAATTATCCCGTTCATCTTCATTCTGCGGCGTAACCTGCAGGAAACCGAAGAGTTCGCCAACCGCAAGCACCGCCCGACCATGCGCGAAGTGCTGGCCACCCTGGTGAAGAACTGGACCGTGGTCATCGGCGGCATGATGATGGTGGCGATGACCACCACCGCGTTCTACCTGATCACCGTGTACGCACCGACCTTCGGCAAAACCGTACTCAACCTGACCACCTCCGACGCCCTGCTGGTGACCTTGCTGGTGGCCGTGTCGAACTTCATCTGGCTGCCCATCGGCGGCACCCTCAGTGACCGTTTTGGCCGCAAGCCCGTGCTGATCGCCATGACCGTTCTGACCGTGCTCACCGCCTACCCGGCGCTTTCCTACGTGGTCAATGCACCAAGCTTCGGGCACATGCTGGAAACCCTGCTGTGGTTCTCCTTCCTCTATGGCATGTACAACGGCGCCATGATCCCGGCCCTGACCGAAATCATGCCGGTGGAAGTACGCGTGGCAGGCTTCTCCCTGGCCTACAGCCTGGCGACCGCGATCTTCGGTGGTTTTACCCCGGCGATTTCCACCTGGTTTATCCACGAGACGGGCGACAAGGCTTCGCCGGCCTACTGGCTGATGTTTGCCGCGCTGTGCGCCCTGTGCGCAACATTTGCGTTGTATCGCCGCGCCAGTGGCCGTGTGCAAGTCGCCTGA
- a CDS encoding VOC family protein, with protein MKFAYTIVYVPDVAASLQFFEKAFGFSRRFLHESGTYGELDTGDTTLSFAAHELGEMNFKGGHVEAHASQQPLGMELGFVTEDVSKAHARALAEGATELAAPSTKPWGQVVSYVRCPDGTLVELCTPIQ; from the coding sequence ATGAAATTTGCCTACACCATCGTCTACGTCCCGGACGTCGCTGCATCCCTGCAATTCTTCGAAAAAGCCTTCGGCTTCAGTCGCCGTTTCCTGCATGAATCGGGGACCTATGGCGAGTTGGATACCGGTGATACCACCCTCTCTTTTGCAGCGCATGAGTTGGGCGAGATGAACTTCAAGGGCGGGCATGTGGAGGCGCATGCTTCACAGCAACCGCTGGGGATGGAGTTGGGGTTTGTTACCGAGGATGTGTCAAAGGCTCATGCCAGAGCGCTGGCCGAGGGTGCGACAGAACTTGCTGCGCCGAGCACCAAGCCTTGGGGGCAGGTGGTGTCGTATGTGCGGTGCCCGGATGGGACGCTGGTGGAGTTGTGTACGCCGATTCAGTGA
- a CDS encoding GntR family transcriptional regulator: MTDGPLLLPTLRQVSRDTLQDQVYRQIREALMSGRFQPGQKLTIRGLAEALGSSPMPVREALQRLSAENAFEVTETSRLRVRMMTVERLREIRDARVALEGLLAEKAVLLLEKADLDEISDLCQQMQQAADEVDVSRYLWTNFAFHRRIYAVAQAELTMAAVENFWLHMGPCFALVAPDKAHLQRSMEAHTRIVEALAARDGAGARAAVTDDIMQAADSLARLLVKNDRSRSSVSGGKRA, translated from the coding sequence ATGACAGATGGCCCGCTTCTCCTCCCCACCTTGCGCCAGGTGTCCCGCGATACTTTGCAAGACCAGGTCTATCGCCAGATCCGCGAAGCCTTGATGAGTGGTCGTTTCCAGCCCGGCCAGAAACTCACCATCCGCGGCCTCGCCGAAGCCCTCGGCTCCAGCCCCATGCCGGTGCGCGAAGCCCTCCAGCGCCTCAGCGCCGAAAACGCCTTTGAAGTCACCGAAACTTCCCGTCTGCGGGTCCGCATGATGACGGTCGAACGCCTGCGCGAGATTCGCGATGCGCGGGTCGCCCTGGAAGGTTTGCTGGCGGAAAAGGCCGTGCTGCTCCTGGAAAAAGCCGACCTCGACGAAATCTCCGACCTCTGCCAACAGATGCAACAGGCCGCCGACGAAGTCGACGTTTCCCGCTACCTGTGGACTAACTTCGCCTTTCACCGACGCATCTATGCCGTCGCCCAGGCCGAATTGACCATGGCTGCCGTGGAAAACTTCTGGCTGCACATGGGCCCGTGTTTTGCCCTGGTCGCTCCCGATAAAGCTCACTTGCAGCGTTCGATGGAGGCGCATACGCGCATCGTCGAAGCCCTGGCCGCCCGCGATGGCGCCGGTGCCCGCGCTGCCGTGACCGATGACATCATGCAGGCCGCCGATTCCCTGGCGCGCCTGCTCGTCAAGAACGACCGTTCGCGGTCGTCTGTTTCAGGAGGTAAACGTGCATGA
- a CDS encoding SDR family oxidoreductase, translating into MSVLQRLQPYPGLRVLISGGAAGIGEVLAAAYLEAGAKVHVCDVSEPALAAFRDKYPGTVATRADVSDAAQIEAVFQVQREQFGGLDVLVNNAGIAGPTGGIDAISDAEWQATININLTAQYRFAHHAVPMLKESSHGHLLHIASVAGRLGYAWRTPYAATKWAIVGLMKSLASELGESDIRVNALLPGIVEGPRMDGVIRARAEQVGVPEAEMRQEYLNKISLKRMVTAEDVAAMALFLCSPAARNVTGQAISVDGNVEYL; encoded by the coding sequence ATGAGTGTCCTACAGCGGCTGCAGCCCTATCCTGGGTTACGTGTGTTGATTTCCGGCGGGGCTGCCGGCATCGGTGAAGTGTTGGCGGCGGCTTATCTTGAGGCGGGCGCCAAGGTGCATGTGTGTGATGTCAGCGAACCGGCCCTGGCGGCGTTTCGCGACAAGTACCCGGGCACGGTCGCTACCCGTGCCGACGTGAGTGATGCCGCGCAGATCGAGGCGGTGTTCCAGGTGCAGCGTGAGCAGTTCGGCGGGCTGGATGTGCTGGTCAACAACGCCGGGATTGCCGGGCCCACGGGCGGCATTGACGCCATCAGCGATGCCGAGTGGCAAGCCACGATCAACATCAACCTGACGGCGCAGTACCGCTTTGCCCACCACGCGGTGCCGATGCTCAAGGAATCGTCTCACGGCCATCTGCTGCATATCGCCTCGGTGGCAGGGCGCCTCGGCTACGCCTGGCGCACGCCGTATGCCGCGACCAAATGGGCGATCGTCGGCTTGATGAAATCCCTGGCCTCGGAGCTGGGCGAAAGCGACATCCGCGTCAACGCCTTGCTGCCCGGCATCGTTGAAGGCCCGCGCATGGACGGGGTGATCCGCGCCCGTGCCGAACAGGTCGGCGTGCCGGAAGCCGAGATGCGCCAGGAATACCTCAACAAGATCTCCCTCAAGCGCATGGTCACCGCCGAAGACGTCGCGGCCATGGCCTTGTTTCTCTGCTCGCCTGCCGCCCGCAATGTCACCGGCCAAGCGATCAGTGTCGACGGTAACGTCGAGTACCTGTAG